One genomic region from Cellulomonas fengjieae encodes:
- a CDS encoding RrF2 family transcriptional regulator, translating to MRVSAKADYAVRACAELAASPHGEPVRADDLAAGQQLPVAFLERILGDLRRGGVVTSVRGRAGGYRLGRPATEITLADVIRAVDGPLVTVRDERPTALEYGGSARALLDVWVALRVSVRDVLDQVTLADLVSGDLPPHVRDLGAREDAWVNP from the coding sequence ATGCGGGTCTCGGCGAAGGCGGACTATGCGGTGCGGGCGTGCGCCGAGCTCGCGGCGTCCCCGCACGGCGAGCCGGTGCGCGCCGACGACCTGGCCGCCGGTCAGCAGCTGCCCGTGGCGTTCCTGGAGCGGATCCTGGGCGACCTGCGCCGCGGGGGCGTGGTGACCAGCGTCCGCGGGCGGGCCGGCGGCTACCGGCTGGGCCGGCCGGCGACCGAGATCACGCTGGCCGACGTCATCCGCGCCGTCGACGGTCCGCTGGTCACCGTGCGCGACGAGCGGCCGACCGCGCTCGAGTACGGCGGCTCGGCGCGCGCGCTGCTCGACGTCTGGGTGGCGCTGCGCGTCAGCGTGCGGGACGTGCTCGACCAGGTCACCCTCGCTGACCTCGTCTCAGGTGACCTGCCCCCGCACGTGCGGGACCTGGGCGCCCGCGAGGACGCCTGGGTCAACCCGTAG
- the purB gene encoding adenylosuccinate lyase: MSPRVRLADVTPPIALGPLDGRYRAAVAPLVDHLSEAALNRERVHVEVEWLIHLAQHQVVPGAPTLSDADVAYLRDVVATFGPDEVAELAAIEKITVHDVKAVEYFLKSRLAAAPEGSALREVGELVHFGCTSEDINNLSYALMVRGAVQEVWTPAATALVDQVAELARALRDQPMLALTHGQPATPTTLGKELAVLAHRLRRQLVRIGHDEYLGKLNGATGTYGAHVVAVPGADWPAVSKSFVEHLGLTWNPLTTQIESHDWQAELYADVARFNRVLHNLATDVWTYISRGVFIQIPVAGATGSSTMPHKVNPIRFENAEANLELSSALLDTLASTLVTSRLQRDLTDSTTQRNIGPAFGHSLLAIDNVARGLRGLSVDEALLARELDENWEVLGEPVQSAMRAASVAGVTGMENPYERLKELTRGRRLTADDMREFIGGLGLPDDVAARLAVLTPASYTGLANVLVSYLDA, from the coding sequence ATGTCCCCTCGTGTCCGGCTCGCGGACGTCACGCCCCCGATCGCCCTCGGCCCGCTCGACGGCCGCTACCGCGCCGCGGTGGCCCCGCTGGTCGACCACCTCAGCGAGGCGGCGCTCAACCGCGAGCGCGTGCACGTCGAGGTCGAGTGGCTCATCCACCTGGCCCAGCACCAGGTCGTCCCCGGCGCCCCGACGCTGTCCGACGCGGACGTCGCGTACCTGCGGGACGTGGTGGCGACGTTCGGTCCCGACGAGGTCGCCGAGCTGGCCGCGATCGAGAAGATCACCGTGCACGACGTCAAGGCCGTCGAGTACTTCCTCAAGAGCCGGCTCGCGGCCGCGCCCGAGGGCTCCGCGCTGCGCGAGGTCGGCGAGCTCGTGCACTTCGGGTGCACGAGCGAGGACATCAACAACCTGTCGTACGCGCTGATGGTCCGCGGCGCGGTGCAGGAGGTGTGGACCCCGGCGGCGACCGCGCTCGTCGACCAGGTGGCCGAGCTCGCGCGCGCCCTGCGCGACCAGCCGATGCTCGCCCTCACGCACGGGCAGCCGGCGACGCCGACGACGCTCGGCAAGGAGCTCGCGGTCCTCGCGCACCGGCTCCGCCGCCAGCTCGTGCGAATCGGTCACGACGAGTACCTGGGCAAGCTCAACGGCGCGACCGGCACCTACGGCGCGCACGTCGTCGCGGTGCCCGGCGCCGACTGGCCCGCGGTCAGCAAGTCGTTCGTGGAGCACCTGGGCCTGACCTGGAACCCGCTCACCACGCAGATCGAGTCGCACGACTGGCAGGCCGAGCTCTACGCCGACGTGGCGCGGTTCAACCGGGTGCTGCACAACCTGGCCACCGACGTGTGGACGTACATCTCGCGTGGGGTCTTCATCCAGATCCCCGTGGCCGGCGCGACCGGGTCCTCGACCATGCCGCACAAGGTCAACCCCATCCGGTTCGAGAACGCCGAGGCGAACCTCGAGCTGTCGTCGGCCCTGCTGGACACCCTGGCCAGCACGCTGGTGACCAGCCGCCTGCAGCGCGACCTGACCGACTCGACCACGCAGCGCAACATCGGTCCGGCGTTCGGGCACTCGCTGCTGGCCATCGACAACGTGGCGCGCGGCCTGCGCGGCCTGTCGGTCGACGAGGCGCTGCTCGCCCGCGAGCTCGACGAGAACTGGGAGGTGCTCGGCGAGCCCGTCCAGTCGGCGATGCGCGCGGCGTCCGTGGCGGGCGTCACGGGCATGGAGAACCCCTACGAGCGGCTCAAGGAGCTGACCCGCGGGCGCCGCCTGACCGCGGACGACATGCGGGAGTTCATAGGCGGTCTGGGCCTTCCCGACGACGTCGCCGCGCGGCTGGCCGTCCTGACGCCCGCGTCGTACACCGGGCTGGCAAACGTACTGGTCAGTTACCTGGACGCCTGA
- a CDS encoding uroporphyrinogen-III synthase, translated as MTTTPALPLAGWRVLVPRPAAGRSPAVVALAAAGAEAVVVPLIETVPPEDPTELDDALLALESGWYGWLVLTSAAAVPVLVDRAQETAGGLAQLLADGHVRVAAIGPGTARALRDVGVEPALVPRGASTSRALVDAWPEPTEPARVLFPRGDLAATTVTDGLRQRGWDVTDVVAYRTVPAAPPPAEVRESWSDGTIRAALLTSASTVRELAARLGPPPTSTFLIGIGPSTAAEAARLGLPLAGVATEQTMLGMVDALTRAATTVLPAPATSPEEL; from the coding sequence GTGACGACGACACCCGCGCTCCCGCTGGCGGGCTGGCGCGTGCTGGTGCCGCGGCCGGCGGCCGGTCGCAGCCCCGCGGTCGTGGCGCTCGCGGCCGCCGGTGCCGAGGCGGTCGTGGTGCCCCTCATCGAGACGGTGCCGCCCGAGGACCCGACCGAGCTGGACGACGCCCTGCTGGCGCTCGAGTCCGGCTGGTACGGCTGGTTGGTACTCACCAGCGCGGCTGCCGTCCCGGTGCTGGTGGACCGCGCGCAGGAGACCGCCGGCGGCCTCGCCCAGCTCCTGGCCGACGGGCACGTGCGCGTCGCTGCCATCGGCCCCGGCACCGCGCGGGCCCTGCGGGACGTCGGCGTCGAGCCCGCACTGGTGCCGCGCGGAGCGTCCACGTCGCGCGCGCTGGTCGACGCGTGGCCCGAGCCGACCGAACCCGCCCGCGTGCTGTTCCCCCGCGGCGACCTGGCCGCGACGACCGTCACCGACGGTCTGCGGCAGCGGGGCTGGGACGTGACGGACGTCGTCGCCTACCGGACCGTGCCCGCCGCACCGCCGCCCGCCGAGGTGCGCGAGTCCTGGTCCGACGGCACGATCCGCGCGGCGCTGCTCACGTCGGCCAGCACCGTGCGCGAGCTGGCCGCCCGCCTGGGGCCGCCGCCGACGAGCACGTTCCTGATCGGCATCGGCCCGTCCACCGCCGCGGAGGCCGCGCGCCTCGGCCTCCCCCTCGCCGGCGTGGCGACCGAGCAGACCATGCTCGGCATGGTCGACGCCCTCACCCGGGCCGCCACGACGGTCCTGCCCGCCCCCGCCACCAGCCCCGAGGAGCTGTGA
- the hemL gene encoding glutamate-1-semialdehyde 2,1-aminomutase, with protein sequence MSVTTNATTSASAFARAQSVIPGGVNSPVRAYGNVGGTPRFLASAQGAYVTDVDGNEYVDLVGSWGPALLGHAHPQVVEAVREAAGRGLSFGAPTVTEVDLVDEIRSRVPPAEKVRLVSTGTEATMTALRLARAFTGRDLVVKFAGCYHGHVDALLASAGSGVATLGLPDSAGVSAAVAGETIVVPYNDVEAVEAVFAEHGERIAAVITEAAPANMGVVPPLPGYNAALRRITLAHGALLIQDEVLTGFRVGYSGWWGLEGLREGWSADLHTFGKVIGGGLPVAAVGGRRDVMSLLAPVGPVYQAGTLSGNPVATAAGLATLRLADADVYTRVDAVAAQLRAELTTALSAEGVPHAVQWGGNLFSTFFGAGVAAQGARDYASVLATESWRYAPFFHSLLESGVYAPPSPFEAWFVSAAHDDAAVDRIVSALPAAVRAAAQATAP encoded by the coding sequence ATGAGCGTCACCACCAACGCGACGACCAGCGCGTCAGCCTTCGCGCGCGCGCAGTCCGTCATCCCCGGCGGTGTCAACTCCCCGGTGCGCGCGTACGGCAACGTGGGCGGGACGCCGCGGTTCCTCGCGTCGGCGCAGGGCGCCTACGTCACCGACGTGGACGGCAACGAGTACGTCGACCTCGTCGGCTCCTGGGGTCCCGCGCTGCTCGGGCACGCGCACCCGCAGGTCGTGGAGGCGGTCCGCGAGGCCGCCGGCCGGGGCCTGAGCTTCGGCGCCCCGACCGTCACGGAGGTCGACCTGGTCGACGAGATCCGCTCGCGGGTCCCCCCGGCCGAGAAGGTGCGCCTGGTGTCCACCGGCACCGAGGCGACCATGACGGCGCTGCGCCTGGCGCGCGCGTTCACGGGCCGCGACCTCGTCGTGAAGTTCGCGGGCTGCTACCACGGCCACGTGGACGCACTGCTCGCCTCCGCCGGGTCCGGCGTGGCCACCCTCGGCCTGCCCGACTCGGCCGGCGTCTCCGCCGCGGTCGCCGGCGAGACGATCGTGGTGCCCTACAACGACGTCGAGGCCGTCGAGGCGGTCTTCGCCGAGCACGGCGAGCGCATCGCCGCCGTCATCACCGAGGCGGCGCCGGCCAACATGGGCGTCGTCCCGCCGCTGCCCGGCTACAACGCCGCGCTGCGTCGCATCACGCTCGCGCACGGCGCGCTGCTGATCCAGGACGAGGTGCTCACGGGCTTCCGCGTCGGCTACTCCGGCTGGTGGGGCCTGGAGGGCCTGCGGGAGGGCTGGTCGGCGGACCTGCACACATTCGGCAAGGTCATCGGTGGCGGGCTGCCCGTGGCGGCCGTCGGCGGGCGCCGGGACGTCATGTCGCTGCTGGCCCCGGTGGGTCCCGTCTACCAGGCGGGCACGTTGTCCGGGAACCCGGTGGCCACCGCCGCGGGCCTGGCCACGCTGCGGCTGGCGGACGCGGACGTGTACACGCGGGTCGACGCCGTCGCCGCCCAGCTGCGCGCCGAGCTCACCACCGCCCTCTCGGCCGAGGGGGTGCCGCACGCGGTCCAGTGGGGCGGCAACCTGTTCAGCACCTTCTTCGGCGCCGGCGTGGCCGCGCAGGGCGCGCGCGACTACGCGTCCGTGCTGGCCACCGAGTCGTGGCGGTACGCACCGTTCTTCCACTCGCTGCTCGAGTCCGGGGTGTACGCGCCGCCGTCGCCGTTCGAGGCGTGGTTCGTCTCGGCCGCGCACGACGACGCCGCGGTCGACCGCATCGTCTCGGCGCTGCCGGCCGCGGTCCGCGCCGCGGCGCAGGCCACCGCCCCCTGA
- the hemE gene encoding uroporphyrinogen decarboxylase, whose product MNLPSSHPLADGRTTNSSLVRAYCGKQPARRPVWFMRQAGRSLPEYREARVGTAMLDACLDPALASEITLQPVRRHDVDAAIFFSDIVVPLKLAGVDVEIQPGVGPVMGSTVRTADDVARLRDLGPLTPEALQPVSDGVALTVAALGATPLIGFAGAPFTLAAYLVEGGPSRDHLAARTLMHADPATWTALTEWAADVTGAFLRAQVLAGASATQLFDSWAGSLGLGDYTAHVAPASSRALSHVADLGVRKVHFGTGTSELLGAMRDVGADVIGVDYRLPLDEANRRLGGTTPLQGNIDPALLAAPWPVLEAHVRDVVARGATAPGHVVNLGHGVPPDTDPTVLTRVARLVHEI is encoded by the coding sequence GTGAACCTTCCTTCCTCGCACCCCCTCGCAGACGGCCGGACGACGAATTCTTCGCTGGTCCGCGCCTATTGCGGGAAGCAGCCCGCGAGGCGGCCGGTGTGGTTCATGCGACAGGCCGGCCGTTCGCTGCCCGAGTACCGCGAGGCGCGCGTCGGCACCGCCATGCTCGACGCCTGCCTGGATCCCGCGCTGGCCAGCGAGATCACCCTGCAGCCGGTGCGACGCCACGACGTGGACGCGGCGATCTTCTTCTCCGACATCGTCGTGCCGCTCAAGCTCGCCGGTGTCGACGTGGAGATCCAGCCCGGTGTGGGCCCTGTGATGGGATCCACAGTCCGCACGGCCGACGACGTGGCGCGCCTGCGCGACCTCGGTCCGCTGACCCCGGAGGCGCTGCAGCCCGTCTCGGACGGTGTCGCGCTGACGGTCGCCGCCCTCGGCGCGACGCCGCTGATCGGCTTCGCGGGTGCGCCGTTCACGCTCGCGGCCTACCTGGTGGAGGGTGGCCCGTCGCGCGACCACCTCGCGGCCCGCACGCTGATGCACGCCGACCCGGCCACGTGGACGGCGCTGACCGAGTGGGCCGCCGACGTGACCGGCGCGTTCCTGCGGGCGCAGGTGCTGGCCGGCGCGAGCGCGACGCAGCTGTTCGACTCGTGGGCCGGCTCGCTCGGCCTCGGCGACTACACGGCGCACGTGGCGCCCGCGTCCAGCCGCGCGCTGAGCCACGTGGCCGACCTGGGGGTGCGCAAGGTGCACTTCGGCACGGGCACCAGCGAGCTGCTCGGCGCCATGCGGGACGTCGGCGCCGACGTGATCGGCGTCGACTACCGCCTCCCGCTCGACGAGGCCAACCGCCGCCTGGGCGGCACGACCCCGCTGCAGGGCAACATCGACCCGGCGCTGCTCGCGGCCCCGTGGCCGGTCCTGGAGGCGCACGTCCGGGACGTCGTCGCCCGCGGTGCCACGGCGCCCGGCCACGTGGTGAACCTCGGTCACGGGGTCCCGCCGGACACCGACCCCACCGTGCTCACGCGGGTGGCCCGCCTGGTCCACGAGATCTGA
- a CDS encoding protoporphyrinogen/coproporphyrinogen oxidase, producing MAWDAVVVGGGVAGLVAARELVHAGLRTLVLEQRDAPGGAVAGHTVAGLRLDAGAESFATRGGVVAELLDELGLAARVRTPEPVGSWVHLPHGDGPLPRTGLLGIPADPLAADVRATLGPLGALRASLDLVLPASDEATLGALVRRRMGTRVLDRLVRPVVGGVHAADPDELAVDAVSPGLPAALRRERGSLARAVRSLRASAPAGSAVQGIDGGLHVLVEALVADIEARGGTVRCGATVTSLESERTDRWVLATPAAVDLLGLSVGTPDPGTPVTLVTLVLDAPALDAAPRGTGVLVARESTDVTAKALTHATAKWGWLAAVAGPGRHVVRLSYGRSGQDVRPDVDTALRDAAVLLGTPLGRDQLLGSAVVRWTQALPRPSAEHARVVAAVRASVDQLPGVTVCGAWVAGNGLASVVPQARAAARAMI from the coding sequence ATGGCCTGGGACGCGGTCGTCGTCGGCGGCGGGGTCGCCGGCCTCGTCGCCGCGCGCGAGCTGGTGCACGCCGGCCTGCGGACGCTCGTCCTGGAGCAGCGCGACGCCCCGGGCGGGGCGGTCGCCGGGCACACGGTCGCCGGTCTGCGGCTCGACGCCGGGGCGGAGTCCTTCGCCACGCGCGGCGGTGTGGTGGCCGAGCTGCTCGACGAGCTGGGCTTGGCGGCTCGCGTCCGGACGCCCGAGCCCGTCGGCTCCTGGGTGCACCTGCCGCACGGCGACGGCCCCCTGCCGCGCACCGGCCTGCTGGGCATCCCGGCCGACCCGCTGGCCGCCGACGTGCGCGCCACGCTCGGGCCGCTCGGCGCGCTGCGGGCGAGCCTGGACCTGGTGCTCCCCGCCAGCGACGAGGCCACGCTCGGCGCGCTGGTGCGGCGGCGGATGGGGACCCGCGTGCTGGACCGCCTGGTGCGGCCGGTGGTCGGCGGGGTGCACGCCGCGGACCCCGACGAGCTCGCCGTCGACGCGGTCTCACCCGGGCTGCCGGCCGCCCTGCGCCGCGAGCGCGGCTCGCTGGCCCGGGCGGTCCGCAGCCTGCGGGCGTCGGCACCGGCCGGCTCGGCCGTGCAGGGGATCGACGGTGGCCTGCACGTGCTGGTCGAGGCCCTGGTGGCGGACATCGAGGCCCGCGGCGGCACCGTCCGCTGCGGCGCGACCGTCACGTCGCTCGAGAGCGAGCGCACGGACCGGTGGGTCCTGGCCACCCCGGCGGCCGTGGACCTGCTCGGCCTGAGCGTGGGCACGCCGGATCCCGGGACCCCGGTCACGCTCGTCACCCTCGTGCTCGACGCCCCCGCGCTCGACGCCGCCCCGCGGGGCACCGGTGTGCTCGTGGCACGCGAGTCCACCGACGTGACCGCCAAGGCGCTCACGCACGCCACCGCCAAGTGGGGCTGGCTGGCCGCGGTCGCGGGCCCGGGACGGCACGTGGTCCGGCTGTCCTACGGGCGGTCCGGGCAGGACGTCCGGCCCGACGTGGACACCGCCCTGCGGGACGCCGCGGTCCTCCTGGGCACGCCGCTGGGGCGTGACCAGCTGCTGGGCTCGGCGGTCGTGCGGTGGACCCAGGCCCTGCCGCGGCCGAGCGCCGAGCACGCGCGGGTGGTCGCGGCGGTGCGCGCCTCGGTCGACCAGCTGCCGGGCGTGACCGTGTGCGGCGCGTGGGTCGCCGGCAACGGGCTCGCGTCGGTGGTCCCGCAGGCCAGGGCGGCAGCCCGCGCCATGATCTGA
- a CDS encoding heavy-metal-associated domain-containing protein, translated as MSTSTITTTFGVDGMTCGHCVAAVTSELSALPGVKDVTVQLVVGGSSTVSVISDSPLPDEQISAAVAEAGYAITPRRSLL; from the coding sequence ATGAGCACGAGCACCATCACCACCACGTTCGGCGTCGACGGCATGACCTGCGGCCACTGCGTCGCGGCGGTCACCTCCGAGCTGTCCGCGCTGCCGGGCGTCAAGGACGTCACCGTCCAGCTGGTCGTCGGCGGGTCGTCCACCGTCTCCGTCATCTCCGACAGCCCGCTGCCCGACGAGCAGATCTCCGCCGCGGTCGCCGAGGCGGGCTACGCGATCACCCCGCGGAGGTCGCTGCTGTGA
- a CDS encoding metal-sensitive transcriptional regulator, which translates to MHGYIDAKDDYLKRLRRVEGQVRGIARMVDEDVYCIDILTQVAAVTKALQAVSIGLVEDHLAHCVVDAARQSPEEGAAKVKEASDAIARLVRS; encoded by the coding sequence ATGCACGGCTACATCGACGCCAAGGACGACTACCTCAAGCGCCTGCGGCGGGTCGAGGGGCAGGTGCGTGGCATCGCCCGCATGGTCGACGAGGACGTCTACTGCATCGACATCCTGACCCAGGTGGCAGCCGTCACCAAGGCCCTGCAGGCCGTGAGCATCGGCCTGGTCGAGGACCACCTCGCCCACTGCGTCGTCGACGCGGCCCGCCAGTCCCCCGAGGAGGGCGCGGCCAAGGTCAAGGAAGCGTCCGACGCCATCGCCCGCCTCGTCCGTAGCTGA
- the hemC gene encoding hydroxymethylbilane synthase: MPQHVLVGTRASALALTQTGHVVDALAALGRGDLTLETVRVRTDGDRLTGSLQSLGGTGVFVAALRDALLDGRCDVAVHSLKDLPTGDPDGLVLGAVPPREDPSDALCARDGLTLDRLPTGARVGTGSPRRAAQLLAVRPDLTVVDIRGNVDTRLGRVAGSATGPGDLDAVVLARAGLARLGRLEAVTQEFTPDVMAPAPGQGALAVEVRSDLPADAPLARALRLLDHRPTRLAVVAERALLGRLEAGCAAPIGADAHLAGDGRTLRLDAVIVRPDGGAILRRGRTIALGADGVADAHRLGTELAEILLDAGAADLAFLGAAR; the protein is encoded by the coding sequence ATGCCTCAGCACGTCCTCGTCGGCACGCGCGCCAGCGCGCTCGCACTCACGCAGACCGGCCACGTGGTCGACGCCCTCGCGGCGCTCGGCCGTGGCGACCTCACCCTCGAGACCGTCCGCGTCCGCACGGACGGCGACCGGCTGACGGGCTCGCTGCAGAGCCTCGGGGGCACCGGGGTGTTCGTCGCGGCGCTGCGCGACGCCCTCCTCGACGGCCGGTGCGACGTGGCGGTGCACTCGCTCAAGGACCTGCCGACGGGTGACCCCGACGGCCTCGTGCTCGGTGCGGTCCCGCCGCGCGAGGACCCGTCCGACGCCCTGTGCGCCCGGGACGGGCTGACCCTCGACCGCCTGCCGACCGGCGCCCGGGTGGGCACCGGCTCCCCCCGCCGGGCGGCCCAGCTCCTCGCGGTCCGGCCGGACCTCACGGTCGTCGACATCCGCGGCAACGTCGACACGCGGCTCGGCCGGGTCGCCGGCTCAGCCACCGGGCCCGGCGACCTCGACGCGGTGGTGCTCGCGCGCGCCGGGCTCGCACGCCTGGGCCGGCTCGAGGCCGTCACGCAGGAGTTCACGCCCGACGTCATGGCGCCCGCCCCCGGGCAGGGTGCGCTGGCCGTCGAGGTCCGGTCCGACCTGCCCGCCGATGCGCCGCTGGCGCGCGCCCTGCGCCTGCTCGACCACCGGCCGACCCGGCTGGCGGTCGTCGCCGAGCGTGCGCTGCTCGGTCGGCTGGAGGCGGGCTGCGCCGCCCCGATCGGCGCCGACGCCCACCTGGCCGGCGACGGACGCACCCTGCGCCTCGACGCCGTCATCGTCCGACCGGACGGGGGTGCGATCCTGCGCCGCGGCCGGACCATCGCGCTCGGCGCGGACGGTGTGGCGGACGCCCACCGGCTCGGCACCGAGCTGGCCGAGATCCTGCTCGACGCGGGCGCCGCCGACCTGGCCTTCCTGGGGGCCGCCCGGTGA
- the hemB gene encoding porphobilinogen synthase: protein MTGRRVRPRRLRATPAMRRLTAETRLEAAQLVLPVFVKEGLSEPHEISSMPGVLQHTRDSLRRAVTEAADAGLGGVMLFAIPSVRDATGSQATDPDGILNVAIADTVAEVGDALVVQADLCLDEFTDHGHCGVLTPGGAVDNDATLVRYAEMALAQAEAGAHLVGLSGMMDGQVGYVRDALDAAGREDVAVLAYAAKYASAFYGPFREAVDSQLEGDRRTYQMDPANRREAVREVAIDLAEGADVVMVKPALAYLDILSDVAAMSTVPVAAYQVSGEYAMIEAAAARGWIERRRAILESVLSIRRAGADHVLTYSATELAGWLAEEIR, encoded by the coding sequence ATGACCGGACGTCGCGTCCGTCCCCGTCGGCTGCGCGCCACCCCCGCGATGCGCCGCCTGACCGCCGAGACCCGCCTGGAGGCCGCGCAGCTGGTGCTGCCGGTGTTCGTCAAGGAGGGCCTGTCCGAGCCGCACGAGATCAGCTCCATGCCGGGCGTGCTGCAGCACACCCGCGACTCGCTGCGTCGCGCGGTCACCGAGGCGGCGGACGCCGGGCTCGGTGGCGTCATGCTCTTCGCGATCCCGTCGGTGCGGGACGCGACCGGCTCGCAGGCCACGGACCCCGACGGCATCCTCAACGTCGCCATCGCGGACACCGTCGCGGAGGTGGGCGACGCGCTCGTCGTGCAGGCCGACCTGTGCCTCGACGAGTTCACCGACCACGGGCACTGCGGCGTCCTGACGCCCGGCGGCGCCGTGGACAACGACGCGACGCTGGTCCGGTACGCCGAGATGGCCCTCGCCCAGGCCGAGGCGGGGGCGCACCTCGTCGGGCTGTCCGGGATGATGGACGGCCAGGTCGGGTACGTGCGGGACGCCCTGGACGCCGCCGGCCGTGAGGACGTCGCCGTCCTGGCCTACGCCGCCAAGTACGCGTCCGCGTTCTACGGTCCGTTCCGCGAGGCGGTGGACTCGCAGCTCGAGGGTGACCGCCGGACGTACCAGATGGATCCGGCGAACCGTCGCGAGGCCGTCCGGGAGGTGGCCATCGACCTGGCCGAGGGCGCCGACGTCGTCATGGTCAAGCCGGCCCTGGCGTACCTCGACATCCTGTCCGACGTGGCCGCGATGTCGACAGTTCCCGTCGCGGCCTACCAGGTGTCCGGCGAGTACGCCATGATCGAGGCCGCAGCCGCGCGCGGCTGGATCGAGCGCAGACGGGCGATCCTGGAGTCCGTGCTCAGCATCCGCCGCGCCGGTGCCGATCACGTCCTCACCTACAGCGCGACTGAGCTGGCCGGTTGGCTGGCGGAGGAGATCCGATGA
- a CDS encoding glutamyl-tRNA reductase, producing MVLLSLAASHHDLDLDVLERLSTDVHAVASELVASAASVSGAVVLATCNRFELYLEVDDAAHTPAAIAAAAHAVAGRSGYTVDQVSSHLRVSTGTDAAVHLFSVASGLDSMVVGEREIAGQVRRALSTARRDQTTTSALESLFQAASRVSRLVESRTGLGATGRSVVGVALDIAEQHLPDWRDVRCVLIGTGSYAGASLAALKARGAGDVRVYSTSGRAGAFAAARGVRSLPASADLAAEVAEVDLVVACSGAAGAVLGVDALAAARTGSSAPLTVVDLALRHDVDPGVRTLPGVRLVSLHTVAEHAPAEHAAVQTARTVVLEAAEAYEADRRVRDWNPAVVAERTRVLGGLEAALSGLPAELRDERTERALRRRTRAALHAPTVRAREAARAGDAARYAAALAELAAIPVPTVVADARG from the coding sequence GTGGTGCTGCTGTCCCTCGCCGCCAGCCACCACGACCTCGACCTCGATGTGCTGGAACGTCTCTCGACGGATGTCCACGCCGTCGCGTCCGAGCTCGTGGCGTCGGCCGCGTCCGTGTCCGGTGCCGTCGTCCTGGCGACGTGCAACCGGTTCGAGCTGTACCTGGAGGTCGACGACGCGGCGCACACCCCCGCCGCGATCGCCGCCGCGGCGCACGCCGTCGCCGGCCGCTCGGGCTACACGGTCGACCAGGTGAGCTCCCACCTGCGGGTCAGCACCGGGACCGACGCCGCCGTCCACCTGTTCTCCGTCGCCAGCGGCCTCGACTCGATGGTCGTGGGCGAGCGGGAGATCGCCGGTCAGGTCCGCCGTGCGCTGAGCACCGCCCGTCGCGACCAAACCACCACGTCCGCGCTCGAGTCGTTGTTCCAGGCAGCCTCGCGCGTCTCCCGGCTGGTCGAGAGCCGCACCGGGCTGGGGGCGACCGGCCGCTCCGTGGTGGGCGTGGCGCTCGACATCGCCGAGCAGCACCTGCCGGACTGGCGCGATGTGCGCTGCGTGCTGATCGGGACCGGCTCCTACGCCGGGGCCTCGCTCGCGGCACTGAAGGCCCGCGGCGCCGGCGACGTCCGGGTCTACTCGACGTCCGGCCGCGCGGGCGCGTTCGCCGCGGCCCGTGGCGTCCGCTCGCTGCCCGCGTCGGCCGACCTGGCCGCCGAGGTGGCCGAGGTCGACCTGGTCGTCGCCTGCAGCGGCGCCGCGGGGGCGGTGCTCGGCGTCGACGCGCTCGCGGCGGCCCGCACTGGCTCCTCCGCTCCGCTGACCGTGGTCGACCTGGCGCTGCGGCACGACGTCGATCCCGGTGTCCGCACCCTGCCCGGCGTCCGGCTGGTCAGCCTGCATACGGTCGCCGAGCACGCGCCGGCCGAGCACGCCGCCGTGCAGACCGCGCGCACCGTGGTGCTCGAGGCGGCCGAGGCCTACGAGGCCGACCGCCGGGTCCGAGACTGGAACCCGGCCGTGGTCGCTGAGCGGACCCGCGTCCTGGGCGGGCTGGAAGCCGCGTTGAGCGGGCTCCCGGCCGAGCTGCGGGACGAGCGGACCGAACGGGCGCTGCGCCGGCGCACCCGCGCGGCGCTGCACGCGCCGACGGTCCGTGCCCGGGAGGCCGCCCGCGCCGGGGATGCGGCGAGGTACGCGGCCGCGCTCGCGGAGCTGGCCGCGATCCCGGTGCCGACCGTGGTGGCCGACGCGCGGGGCTGA